A single genomic interval of Eurosta solidaginis isolate ZX-2024a chromosome 3, ASM4086904v1, whole genome shotgun sequence harbors:
- the LOC137247169 gene encoding G protein pathway suppressor 2 isoform X2 has product MSIRISLKSQWNVTNVSSFNSCFSSRLFGKYNRRKLEKMTEKKFNSKIPPASVAAVNNNSNNNNAAAAKAEREERLRSALKAFVLKERQRKKEEYDAKEEEERLRKEREDLDHQNDVSLEDTRGKIAKLDQQIKDLHNRKQQLFLQLKKVLNEDENRKKQQKDNEMFAMQALQAQQASVAPPPPQVFIPPVRIQHHQMPITTKPVANQPVKRTRSPSPPTHQSYYKNTTYTQPKHEDVRRASEYPRVAWNKPPAQYQGPGALFYPAAGNAPQPQPDGRGPAIIYPYGLPLRQGFHLDLQPNSSAPVSKSDQTSSKPTQVYHISLDAPPISQAGSVSSVQPGVQSQKPQITMEKINDRYHPDVKHDGNTGHGPPHQLPEGVVYTPMMPGMSLHPNIMQINSNPGQNPKTAQSITQGYAGSRSAVAAHDHLARQPQIMQPGQPGQPNQQQMNYPRRMY; this is encoded by the exons atgtctatccgtatctcgctcaagtctcaatggaacgtaactaatgtctccagctttaacagctgtttttctTCAC GTTTATTTGGAAAGTATAATCGTAGAAAGCTGGAAAAGATGACAGAAAAgaaatttaactctaaaataCCACCTGCTTCGGTCGCTGCGGTTAATaataacagcaacaataacaacgcAGCTGCAGCAAAGGCTGAACGGGAAGAACGTCTTCGTTCCGCGTTGAAAGCATTTGTTCTGAAGGAGCGTCAGCGTAAAAAAGAAG AGTATGATgcaaaagaagaagaagagcgCTTGAGAAAAGAACGCGAGGACCTTGACCATCAAAATGATGTCTCACTAGAAGATACACGCGgaaaaattgccaaattagatCAACAAATTAAAGATCTACACAATCGAAAGCAGCAactatttttacaattaaaaaaggTTTTGAATGAGGATGAAAATCGTAAGAAGCAACAAAAAGACAATGAAATGTTCGCAATGCAAGCACTACAAGCACAACAAGCTAGTGTGGCACCTCCGCCTCCACAAGTGTTCATACCCCCAGTGCGTATTCAACATCATCAAATGCCTATAACTACTAAG CCGGTAGCAAATCAACCAGTTAAACGCACTCGAAGTCCATCGCCACCAACACACCAGAGTTATTATAAGAACACAACCTACACACAGCCGA AACATGAGGACGTACGACGTGCCTCAGAGTATCCCAGAGTGGCTTGGAATA AACCGCCTGCACAGTATCAAGGACCTGGAGCGCTCTTCTATCCTGCTGCTGGAAATGCGCCACAACCTCAACCGGACGGTCGTGGTCCAGCTATAATTTATCCCTACGGACTACCTTTACGTCAGGGTTTTCACTTAGATCTGCAGCCAAACTCGTCAGCGCCAGTTTCAAAATCTGATCAGACATCATCCAAGCCAACACAAGTGTATCATATAAGTCTGGATGCACCTCCTATTTCACAAGCCGGTTCAGTTTCATCTGTGCAACCAGGTGTACAATCTCAGAAACCACAAATAACTATGGAGAAAATTAATGACCGTTATCATCCTGATGTGAAACATGATGGCAACACGGGTCACGGACCACCACATCAATTGCCGGAAGGTGTTGTATATACGCCTATGAtgccaggaatgtcgttgcatcCGAATATCATGCAAATAAACAGCAATCCTGGACag AATCCTAAGACAGCACAAAGCATAACACAGGGTTACGCTGGCAGTCGCAGCGCTGTTGCAGCACATGATCATCTAGCACGCCAACCACAGATAATGCAACCAGGACAACCTGGTCAACCAAATCAACAGCAAATGAATTATCCCAGACGAATGTACTAA
- the LOC137247169 gene encoding G protein pathway suppressor 2 isoform X1, with protein MSIRISLKSQWNVTNVSSFNSCFSSRKKQNVLFLIKFIGLSLKIGLFGKYNRRKLEKMTEKKFNSKIPPASVAAVNNNSNNNNAAAAKAEREERLRSALKAFVLKERQRKKEEYDAKEEEERLRKEREDLDHQNDVSLEDTRGKIAKLDQQIKDLHNRKQQLFLQLKKVLNEDENRKKQQKDNEMFAMQALQAQQASVAPPPPQVFIPPVRIQHHQMPITTKPVANQPVKRTRSPSPPTHQSYYKNTTYTQPKHEDVRRASEYPRVAWNKPPAQYQGPGALFYPAAGNAPQPQPDGRGPAIIYPYGLPLRQGFHLDLQPNSSAPVSKSDQTSSKPTQVYHISLDAPPISQAGSVSSVQPGVQSQKPQITMEKINDRYHPDVKHDGNTGHGPPHQLPEGVVYTPMMPGMSLHPNIMQINSNPGQNPKTAQSITQGYAGSRSAVAAHDHLARQPQIMQPGQPGQPNQQQMNYPRRMY; from the exons atgtctatccgtatctcgctcaagtctcaatggaacgtaactaatgtctccagctttaacagctgtttttctTCACGTAAAAAGCAGAACGTGTTGTTTCTGATTAAATTTATTGGTTTATCTTTAAAAATAGGTTTATTTGGAAAGTATAATCGTAGAAAGCTGGAAAAGATGACAGAAAAgaaatttaactctaaaataCCACCTGCTTCGGTCGCTGCGGTTAATaataacagcaacaataacaacgcAGCTGCAGCAAAGGCTGAACGGGAAGAACGTCTTCGTTCCGCGTTGAAAGCATTTGTTCTGAAGGAGCGTCAGCGTAAAAAAGAAG AGTATGATgcaaaagaagaagaagagcgCTTGAGAAAAGAACGCGAGGACCTTGACCATCAAAATGATGTCTCACTAGAAGATACACGCGgaaaaattgccaaattagatCAACAAATTAAAGATCTACACAATCGAAAGCAGCAactatttttacaattaaaaaaggTTTTGAATGAGGATGAAAATCGTAAGAAGCAACAAAAAGACAATGAAATGTTCGCAATGCAAGCACTACAAGCACAACAAGCTAGTGTGGCACCTCCGCCTCCACAAGTGTTCATACCCCCAGTGCGTATTCAACATCATCAAATGCCTATAACTACTAAG CCGGTAGCAAATCAACCAGTTAAACGCACTCGAAGTCCATCGCCACCAACACACCAGAGTTATTATAAGAACACAACCTACACACAGCCGA AACATGAGGACGTACGACGTGCCTCAGAGTATCCCAGAGTGGCTTGGAATA AACCGCCTGCACAGTATCAAGGACCTGGAGCGCTCTTCTATCCTGCTGCTGGAAATGCGCCACAACCTCAACCGGACGGTCGTGGTCCAGCTATAATTTATCCCTACGGACTACCTTTACGTCAGGGTTTTCACTTAGATCTGCAGCCAAACTCGTCAGCGCCAGTTTCAAAATCTGATCAGACATCATCCAAGCCAACACAAGTGTATCATATAAGTCTGGATGCACCTCCTATTTCACAAGCCGGTTCAGTTTCATCTGTGCAACCAGGTGTACAATCTCAGAAACCACAAATAACTATGGAGAAAATTAATGACCGTTATCATCCTGATGTGAAACATGATGGCAACACGGGTCACGGACCACCACATCAATTGCCGGAAGGTGTTGTATATACGCCTATGAtgccaggaatgtcgttgcatcCGAATATCATGCAAATAAACAGCAATCCTGGACag AATCCTAAGACAGCACAAAGCATAACACAGGGTTACGCTGGCAGTCGCAGCGCTGTTGCAGCACATGATCATCTAGCACGCCAACCACAGATAATGCAACCAGGACAACCTGGTCAACCAAATCAACAGCAAATGAATTATCCCAGACGAATGTACTAA
- the LOC137247169 gene encoding G protein pathway suppressor 2 isoform X3 — protein sequence MTEKKFNSKIPPASVAAVNNNSNNNNAAAAKAEREERLRSALKAFVLKERQRKKEEYDAKEEEERLRKEREDLDHQNDVSLEDTRGKIAKLDQQIKDLHNRKQQLFLQLKKVLNEDENRKKQQKDNEMFAMQALQAQQASVAPPPPQVFIPPVRIQHHQMPITTKPVANQPVKRTRSPSPPTHQSYYKNTTYTQPKHEDVRRASEYPRVAWNKPPAQYQGPGALFYPAAGNAPQPQPDGRGPAIIYPYGLPLRQGFHLDLQPNSSAPVSKSDQTSSKPTQVYHISLDAPPISQAGSVSSVQPGVQSQKPQITMEKINDRYHPDVKHDGNTGHGPPHQLPEGVVYTPMMPGMSLHPNIMQINSNPGQNPKTAQSITQGYAGSRSAVAAHDHLARQPQIMQPGQPGQPNQQQMNYPRRMY from the exons ATGACAGAAAAgaaatttaactctaaaataCCACCTGCTTCGGTCGCTGCGGTTAATaataacagcaacaataacaacgcAGCTGCAGCAAAGGCTGAACGGGAAGAACGTCTTCGTTCCGCGTTGAAAGCATTTGTTCTGAAGGAGCGTCAGCGTAAAAAAGAAG AGTATGATgcaaaagaagaagaagagcgCTTGAGAAAAGAACGCGAGGACCTTGACCATCAAAATGATGTCTCACTAGAAGATACACGCGgaaaaattgccaaattagatCAACAAATTAAAGATCTACACAATCGAAAGCAGCAactatttttacaattaaaaaaggTTTTGAATGAGGATGAAAATCGTAAGAAGCAACAAAAAGACAATGAAATGTTCGCAATGCAAGCACTACAAGCACAACAAGCTAGTGTGGCACCTCCGCCTCCACAAGTGTTCATACCCCCAGTGCGTATTCAACATCATCAAATGCCTATAACTACTAAG CCGGTAGCAAATCAACCAGTTAAACGCACTCGAAGTCCATCGCCACCAACACACCAGAGTTATTATAAGAACACAACCTACACACAGCCGA AACATGAGGACGTACGACGTGCCTCAGAGTATCCCAGAGTGGCTTGGAATA AACCGCCTGCACAGTATCAAGGACCTGGAGCGCTCTTCTATCCTGCTGCTGGAAATGCGCCACAACCTCAACCGGACGGTCGTGGTCCAGCTATAATTTATCCCTACGGACTACCTTTACGTCAGGGTTTTCACTTAGATCTGCAGCCAAACTCGTCAGCGCCAGTTTCAAAATCTGATCAGACATCATCCAAGCCAACACAAGTGTATCATATAAGTCTGGATGCACCTCCTATTTCACAAGCCGGTTCAGTTTCATCTGTGCAACCAGGTGTACAATCTCAGAAACCACAAATAACTATGGAGAAAATTAATGACCGTTATCATCCTGATGTGAAACATGATGGCAACACGGGTCACGGACCACCACATCAATTGCCGGAAGGTGTTGTATATACGCCTATGAtgccaggaatgtcgttgcatcCGAATATCATGCAAATAAACAGCAATCCTGGACag AATCCTAAGACAGCACAAAGCATAACACAGGGTTACGCTGGCAGTCGCAGCGCTGTTGCAGCACATGATCATCTAGCACGCCAACCACAGATAATGCAACCAGGACAACCTGGTCAACCAAATCAACAGCAAATGAATTATCCCAGACGAATGTACTAA